The following proteins come from a genomic window of Lolium rigidum isolate FL_2022 chromosome 5, APGP_CSIRO_Lrig_0.1, whole genome shotgun sequence:
- the LOC124657831 gene encoding serine carboxypeptidase 1-like — MMELGPFRVNSDNKTLSTNKHAWNNVANVIFLESPAGVGFSYSNTTSDYDDSGDQRTADDAFLFLVNWLERFPEYKGRAFYISGESYGGHYVPQLAATILTHNMNNATRTSLNLQGILVGNPLLDNNMRAKGAAVYMWSHGVISDEVWANITKNCKFDGSDGDACYYADVHDSGNIDQYDIYGPVCILASDGTFYPSRNIPGYDPCSIHHVDAYLNDPEVQKALHARPTKWSHLVLLGWKDSPVSMVPTLKWLLEHQLPVWLFSGDFDSMCPLIATRYTINDLGVAVTEPLRPWSEGKEVGGYVQGYTRGLVFAIVRGAGHMVPSFEPERALILVSSFLKGMLPPKMAQ, encoded by the exons ATGATGGAGCTGGGCCCGTTCCGCGTGAACAGCGACAACAAAACTCTCAGCACAAACAAGCACGCCTGGAACAACG TGGCTAATGTTATCTTCCTGGAATCGCCTGCCGGCGTCGGGTTCTCCTACTCCAACACGACTTCCGATTACGACGACAGCGGAGACCAAAGGACTGCAGATGACGCGTTTCTCTTCCTCGTCAACTGGCTCGAGAGGTTTCCCGAGTACAAAGGCCGCGCCTTCTACATCTCCGGGGAGAGCTACGGCGGCCACTATGTGCCGCAGCTCGCAGCCACCATCTTGACCCACAACATGAACAACGCCACAAGAACTTCCTTAAACCTACAGGGTATCCTG GTCGGTAACCCATTACTTGATAATAACATGCGTGCAAAGGGGGCAGCTGTCTACATGTGGAGCCATGGGGTGATATCAGATGAGGTGTGGGCCAACATCACCAAGAACTGCAAATTTGACGGGTCAGATGGCGATGCATGCTATTATGCTGATGTCCATGATTCTGGTAACATTGATCAATACGACATTTATGGACCGGTTTGCATTTTAGCATCTGATGGAACATTCTACCCCAGTCGCAAT ATACCAGGATATGACCCTTGCAGCATCCATCACGTAGACGCTTACCTCAATGATCCTGAGGTGCAAAAGGCTTTGCATGCTAGACCAACGAAGTGGTCACACTTGGT gcTCTTGGGCTGGAAGGATTCGCCGGTTTCAATGGTGCCAACACTCAAATGGCTATTGGAGCACCAACTCCCGGTGTGGCTGTTCAG CGGCGATTTTGACTCCATGTGCCCGCTCATCGCCACGAGGTACACCATCAATGACCTTGGTGTCGCCGTCACGGAGCCATTGCGCCCATGGAGTGAAGGCAAAGAG GTTGGAGGATATGTTCAAGGGTACACGAGAGGGTTAGTATTTGCAATAGTGAGGGGAGCTGGGCATATGGTCCCTTCCTTCGAGCCCGAGAGGGCGCTCATATTGGTCAGCTCCTTTCTGAAAGGAATGCTGCCACCCAAAATGGCGCAGTGA
- the LOC124654594 gene encoding purine permease 3-like has protein sequence MDVETPAQTQPLEQQQLASATAAGVAAKPLHRNPRLVLSFLLMVVGWASGPLLLRTYFLHGGNRKWLSSLLQTAGWPLLLAPLTASFLSRRRCSTNKTPVFFISPLLLAASVVVGIMTGLDNLLYAFGLDYMPVSTSSVLMSTQLAFTAGFALVLVRQRFTAFSVNAVVLLSVGAAMLGMNGGGDRPAGVTRVQYYAGFGLTLGAAALYGLILPVMELSQARHVARARCAVTYTLVMEMQVVIGFSATVFSIIGMIVNNDFHAIPREAQEFGLGKASYYVLLVGAAIMYQLFSLGMMGAVFYGSALLGGVIMTVLIPVTEVLAVLFFHEPFNGIKGIAVALSVWGFVSYFYGEIQIHVQQSDKPSNIEKLDQ, from the exons ATGGACGTTGAAACCCCAGCTCAGACACAGCCCCTCGAGCAGCAGCAGCTCGCtagcgccaccgccgccggtgtCGCGGCTAAACCGCTCCACCGTAACCCCCGCCTGGTCCTCAGCTTCCTCCTCATGGTCGTCGGCTGGGCGAGCGGGCCACTCCTCCTCCGCACCTACTTCCTCCACGGCGGGAACCGCAAGTGGCTCTCTAGCCTGCTCCAGACCGCCGGATGGCCGCTCCTGCTCGCGCCGCTCACCGCCTCGTTCCTCTCTCGCCGCCGGTGCTCCACCAACAAAACGCCGGTCTTCTTTATCTCGCCCCTGCTCCTGGCCGCGAGTGTCGTGGTCGGCATCATGACCGGGCTCGACAACCTCCTCTACGCCTTCGGCCTGGACTACATGCCCGTGTCCACCTCATCCGTCCTCATGTCCACGCAGCTCGCCTTCACGGCCGGCTTCGCTCTGGTGCTCGTGCGCCAGCGGTTCACGGCCTTCTCCGTCAATGCCGTGGTGCTGCTCAGCGTCGGCGCTGCCATGCTGGGGATGAACGGCGGAGGGGACCGCCCGGCGGGGGTGACGAGAGTGCAGTACTACGCGGGGTTCGGCTTGACGCTCGGCGCGGCCGCGCTGTACGGGCTCATACTGCCCGTCATGGAGCTCAGCCAGGCGCGGCACGTCGCGCGCGCCCGCTGCGCCGTCACTTACACGCTGGTCATGGAGATGCAGGTCGTCATCGGGTTCTCGGCCACGGTCTTCAGCATCATCGGCATGATCGTCAACAACGACTTCCAC GCAATCCCACGCGAAGCCCAGGAGTTCGGGCTCGGCAAGGCAAGCTACTACGTGCTGCTGGTTGGTGCCGCCATCATGTACCAGTTGTTCTCCCTTGGCATGATGGGCGCAGTCTTCTATGGCTCGGCGCTACTTGGTGGCGTCATCATGACCGTCCTTATCCCAGTCACAGAGGTGCTTGCCGTCCTATTCTTTCATGAGCCGTTCAATGGTATCAAAGGCATCGCAGTCGCCCTCTCGGTATGGGGCTTTGTTTCCTACTTCTATGGAGAGATCCAGATCCATGTGCAGCAGTCTGACAAGCCCTCAAATATAGAGAAATTAGATCAATAA
- the LOC124657093 gene encoding serine carboxypeptidase 1-like, giving the protein MRNTIALFVSLLVCASLTTIDASQEDQLMRFIESKVKKRQTVRATSASGPEKSDPWADPSSFSHLLTKCPIPPAGTKAADNITALPGQPPRINFDQYSGYITVSEEHFRELFYYFVEAPYEAASKPLILWLNGGPGCSSLGYGAMMELGPFRVNSDGKTLRRNMHSWNNLANVIFLESPAGVGFSYASNDKNNNDNVGDRRTAEDAFVFLLNWLERFPEYKGRDFYITGESYGGHYVPQLATIIKFMNELHGTTFINLRGIFVGNPYLDDYKNEKGNLEFLWNHGLISDEAWVGILTNCTFSPSDDWQCFVAANNPRLGDYDHYNIYAPLCLQHPTEGYRNRRCIIRT; this is encoded by the exons ATGAGGAACACCATTGCCTTATTCGTCTCACTCCTGGTGTGCGCATCACTCACAACAATCGACGCCTCCCAGGAGGATCAGCTCATGAGGTTCATCGAGTCCAAGGTTAAGAAGAGGCAAACTGTCAGGGCCACTAGCGCGAGCGGACCTGAGAAAAGCGACCCATGGGCCGACCCCAGCAGCTTCAGCCACCTGCTAACAAAATGCCCCATCCCACCGGCGGGCACCAAGGCGGCCGACAATATCACGGCGCTGCCCGGCCAGCCGCCGCGCATCAACTTTGACCAGTACTCCGGCTACATCACGGTGAGCGAGGAGCACTTCCGAGAGCTCTTCTACTACTTCGTCGAAGCTCCCTACGAGGCGGCCTCCAAGCCGCTCATCCTCTGGCTCAATGGTGGACCAGGATGCTCGTCGCTGGGCTACGGCGCTATGATGGAGCTCGGCCCGTTCCGAGTGAACTCCGACGGCAAGACCCTTAGGAGAAATATGCACTCCTGGAATAACT TGGCTAACGTGATCTTCCTGGAGTCACCGGCCGGTGTCGGGTTCTCCTACGCGAGCAACGATAAGAACAACAATGACAACGTGGGCGACAGGAGGACGGCCGAGGATGCATTCGTGTTCCTGCTCAACTGGCTCGAGAGGTTCCCCGAGTACAAGGGTCGTGACTTCTACATCACCGGCGAGAGCTATGGCGGCCACTACGTCCCTCAGCTTGCCAccatcatcaaattcatgaacgaGCTCCACGGCACCACCTTCATAAACCTCCGCGGCATTTTC GTTGGCAACCCGTACCTCGACGATTACAAGAACGAGAAGGGGAACCTGGAGTTTCTGTGGAACCATGGGTTGATCTCCGATGAGGCGTGGGTCGGCATCCTTACCAACTGCACCTTCAGCCCGTCCGACGACTGGCAGTGCTTTGTGGCGGCGAACAACCCCCGGCTGGGTGACTACGACCACTACAACATATATGCCCCGctctgcctccagcaccccacggaAGGATATAGAAACCGTCGATGTATAATAAGAACATAA